The Ignatzschineria rhizosphaerae genome contains a region encoding:
- the phnD gene encoding phosphate/phosphite/phosphonate ABC transporter substrate-binding protein gives MRTIFLSLLFYIGSSIAGLSVAIGAECLYRGELANSYCDNNQDFLADTPDDPNLWVDPQTLIISFAPFGDYVATGTLFNPLLTYLESCLERRVIFYPMQSNEAEIAAMRSGRLHIAGFSTGSTVAAVNQAGAIPFATHGNHLGFVGAHLIVIVRSDSPYYKLSDLKNRRVIHSNATSLTGHLGALALFPKEGLMPGVDYPIIFSGKHDRSIQSVKSGDYDAATTTTEILERMIQYREVDKDDFRIIYQSQKFPSAALAYSYNLNPALQTNLRTCFFNYQFSPEMKQNFTGGEYFVPVDYQKDWAEIRQILKKMPTK, from the coding sequence ATGCGCACGATCTTCCTTTCGCTTCTATTTTATATCGGATCCTCGATCGCGGGGTTATCGGTGGCAATAGGTGCTGAGTGTCTTTATCGCGGTGAGCTTGCAAATAGTTATTGTGACAATAATCAGGATTTTTTAGCAGACACGCCAGATGATCCAAACCTGTGGGTTGATCCTCAAACACTGATTATCTCATTTGCGCCCTTTGGTGATTATGTCGCAACGGGTACTTTGTTTAACCCTCTACTAACATATTTAGAGAGCTGTTTAGAGCGCCGTGTGATCTTTTATCCTATGCAAAGTAATGAAGCTGAAATTGCGGCCATGCGCTCGGGCAGATTGCATATTGCAGGATTTTCTACCGGAAGTACTGTGGCCGCAGTCAATCAAGCTGGCGCAATACCTTTTGCCACTCACGGTAATCATTTAGGATTTGTCGGCGCACATCTAATCGTCATTGTACGTAGTGATAGCCCTTACTACAAACTTTCTGATCTTAAAAATCGCCGAGTGATCCACTCTAATGCCACATCCCTAACAGGGCATCTTGGCGCACTAGCACTCTTTCCTAAAGAAGGATTAATGCCTGGGGTTGATTATCCGATTATATTTTCAGGTAAGCATGATCGTTCGATCCAGAGTGTTAAATCTGGTGATTACGACGCTGCAACGACAACAACTGAAATCCTTGAAAGAATGATCCAATATCGAGAAGTTGATAAGGATGATTTTAGAATTATCTATCAAAGCCAAAAATTCCCCTCTGCGGCACTTGCTTATTCTTATAACTTAAATCCGGCTCTCCAAACCAATCTACGCACTTGCTTTTTTAACTATCAATTCTCCCCAGAGATGAAGCAAAATTTTACAGGTGGTGAATATTTTGTTCCTGTTGATTATCAAAAAGATTGGGCAGAGATCAGACAGATTCTTAAAAAAATGCCAACGAAATAA
- a CDS encoding MBL fold metallo-hydrolase, protein MNPRYKIHSEVYERYENFSHIIEDLETGEAIIIDPAWNEDYFLDRIEELKVTPVAIWLTHGHHDHVSAVKALRDHYPIPVYASNVEIDFINSYPKGDLPPAFRELPEDVIPLYDNDEIDFAGERVRIIHTPGHSSGSICFLLSQDIITGDTLFVDGAGRADITGSDPEDLFHSLNRLKEEVPHHVTIHTGHAYGPTATATLASQLKTNPFLRRLNDISEFVEYRMGR, encoded by the coding sequence ATGAATCCAAGATATAAAATTCATTCCGAAGTATATGAAAGATATGAGAACTTTAGCCATATTATTGAAGATCTAGAAACCGGCGAAGCGATCATTATTGATCCCGCTTGGAATGAGGATTATTTTTTAGATCGTATTGAAGAGCTCAAGGTCACACCTGTTGCAATCTGGTTAACTCATGGCCATCATGATCATGTGAGCGCGGTTAAAGCACTCCGAGATCACTACCCCATTCCAGTTTATGCTTCTAATGTGGAGATTGACTTTATCAACTCTTATCCAAAAGGTGATTTACCACCGGCATTTAGAGAGCTACCTGAAGATGTCATTCCCCTTTATGATAATGATGAGATTGATTTTGCAGGAGAACGAGTTCGAATTATCCATACGCCAGGACATAGCTCAGGATCTATCTGTTTTTTACTCTCTCAAGATATCATTACAGGGGATACATTGTTTGTCGATGGCGCTGGTCGCGCTGATATTACAGGCTCAGATCCGGAAGATCTTTTCCACTCTTTAAACCGCCTTAAAGAAGAAGTGCCTCACCATGTCACTATTCATACAGGTCATGCTTATGGCCCAACAGCAACAGCAACACTCGCCTCGCAATTAAAGACAAATCCATTTTTGCGCCGCTTAAACGACATTTCAGAATTCGTAGAGTATCGAATGGGCCGATAG
- a CDS encoding sulfite exporter TauE/SafE family protein, which translates to MAEFVALLSGAFFIGFAAQTHCVGMCGPVIGILGMNNSYKRIPAAILYNLGRISTYTLLGVLGGLIATSVADITPIQYAIHYIAGAIMIFIALQLFGMPQFLGVIERPFQYIWKPIQRFSQRFFPIRTALGTYTVGMVWGLLPCGAVYGPLAVAMGAGSVAKSAGIMFAFGLGTLPIMIGLAVFGNFVGHFFAKKGVRMIAGIVVLIMAIYYLGWIAPQDKVTKRAAMVSEQTDKIRTGEKSAKEILKEMQNSGHGHQPTHGKPNNNHQISNPENHTIPAQEMMH; encoded by the coding sequence ATGGCAGAGTTTGTTGCCCTTTTATCAGGTGCTTTTTTTATCGGTTTTGCTGCGCAAACGCATTGCGTTGGCATGTGCGGACCTGTTATTGGCATTCTTGGCATGAACAATTCCTACAAAAGAATTCCCGCAGCCATTCTCTATAATCTTGGCAGAATCTCTACCTATACATTACTTGGCGTACTAGGTGGCTTAATTGCAACCTCCGTTGCAGATATCACCCCTATTCAATATGCAATTCACTATATTGCCGGCGCTATTATGATTTTCATCGCACTACAACTTTTTGGAATGCCGCAGTTTTTAGGCGTTATTGAGCGTCCTTTTCAATATATCTGGAAACCCATTCAGCGCTTTTCTCAAAGGTTTTTCCCCATTCGGACAGCGCTTGGCACTTATACGGTAGGCATGGTCTGGGGATTACTCCCTTGTGGCGCAGTTTATGGCCCTTTAGCTGTTGCTATGGGCGCAGGATCTGTTGCTAAATCTGCCGGCATTATGTTTGCTTTTGGCTTAGGGACGTTACCTATCATGATTGGGCTTGCTGTTTTTGGAAACTTTGTTGGACACTTTTTTGCTAAAAAAGGCGTCAGAATGATTGCTGGGATTGTTGTTTTAATAATGGCAATTTACTATCTAGGTTGGATTGCTCCTCAAGATAAAGTCACCAAGCGAGCAGCTATGGTGAGTGAACAAACTGATAAAATCCGCACAGGGGAAAAAAGCGCAAAAGAGATCTTAAAAGAGATGCAAAACTCTGGACATGGACATCAGCCCACCCACGGAAAGCCAAACAATAATCACCAGATAAGTAATCCTGAAAATCATACAATCCCAGCGCAAGAGATGATGCATTAA
- a CDS encoding quinone oxidoreductase family protein has product MSYQITLKKQGDISNLVKETTNLTPPQKGEVRIVQKAIGLNFIDTYHRDGLYKLETPLVIGQEASGIITAVGEDITGFNIGDRVTYASVMGAYTSERNIKTDRLIKIPSSISYEEAASSLLRGGTASYLLFDLFRLKKEHTTLIHAGAGGVGQILIQWAKAIGATVITTVGSKEKEAIVKELGADLVINYRTEDFAKKVREFKPEGVDVVYDGVGKDTFLPSLDCIKSLGMMVSFGNASGAPPAISPLLLQEKGCLFLTRPNLNAYTATKERYQTVMDRWFLALSAGDIKLSLQQSFPLSDVGKAHQALENREILGSAVLIP; this is encoded by the coding sequence ATGAGTTATCAAATTACGTTAAAAAAACAAGGGGATATCAGCAATCTTGTGAAAGAAACAACAAATCTTACCCCGCCACAAAAAGGGGAGGTTAGGATTGTACAAAAAGCGATTGGTTTAAACTTTATTGATACCTACCATCGTGATGGACTCTATAAGCTTGAAACTCCTCTTGTCATTGGGCAAGAAGCTTCCGGCATTATTACCGCTGTCGGGGAAGATATTACTGGCTTTAATATTGGCGATCGCGTGACTTATGCAAGCGTTATGGGCGCCTATACTTCTGAGCGAAATATTAAAACAGATCGCTTAATTAAAATCCCAAGTAGCATCTCTTATGAAGAAGCAGCATCTTCTCTGCTTCGTGGCGGGACTGCGAGTTATCTACTCTTTGATCTTTTCAGATTAAAAAAAGAGCATACAACGCTAATTCATGCAGGGGCTGGTGGTGTTGGTCAAATCCTCATTCAATGGGCGAAAGCTATTGGTGCAACCGTTATCACCACTGTCGGTAGTAAAGAGAAAGAGGCGATAGTAAAAGAACTAGGGGCGGATCTTGTCATTAATTACCGCACTGAGGATTTTGCTAAAAAGGTACGAGAATTTAAGCCCGAAGGCGTTGATGTTGTCTATGACGGCGTTGGTAAAGATACTTTTCTTCCTTCCCTCGATTGTATTAAGTCTCTTGGTATGATGGTCTCTTTTGGGAATGCATCAGGAGCGCCGCCGGCAATCTCTCCCTTATTGCTACAAGAAAAAGGCTGTCTATTCTTAACGCGTCCAAACCTTAATGCTTATACCGCAACAAAAGAGCGCTACCAAACGGTGATGGATCGTTGGTTCCTTGCTTTAAGTGCGGGCGATATTAAATTATCCCTACAACAATCCTTCCCCCTTTCTGATGTTGGCAAAGCCCATCAAGCACTCGAAAACAGGGAAATTTTAGGATCTGCGGTTCTCATCCCCTAA
- the ettA gene encoding energy-dependent translational throttle protein EttA translates to MSGQFIYTMNRVSKVVPPNREILKDVSISFFPGAKIGVLGLNGAGKSTLLRIMAGVDTNIQGEARVQTGTKIGYLEQEPHLNEALDVRGNLEEAMSHIKNAQAELDEVYAAYAEPDADFDALATKQAELEAILASSDGHGLDRQLEIAADALRLPPMDRDVATLSGGEKRRVALCKLLLSKPDMLLLDEPTNHLDAESVSWLERFLHDYPGTVVAVTHDRYFLDNVAGWILELDRGRGIPYEGNYSSWLEQKNRRLEQEAKQEESLAKAIKKELEWVRQGVKGRQTKSKARLARFEELESQEFQERNETMEIYIPPGPRLGDLVVEATNVSKAFGDKLLYEGLNFNLPKGGIVGVIGPNGAGKSTLFKLMTGQLEADEGEFRVGESVELAYVDQSRDTLDGSKTVWEEISGGSDIIKVGNYETPSRAYCGRFNFKGSDQQKFIKDLSGGERNRVHLAKVLRSGGNVILLDEPTNDLDIETLRALEDAILAFAGCVVVISHDRWFLDRIATHILAFEGNSHVEWFEGNYEEYEADRRRRLGDDADNPQRIKYKPISR, encoded by the coding sequence ATGTCAGGACAATTTATCTACACGATGAATCGTGTGAGTAAAGTCGTACCACCGAATAGAGAGATTTTAAAGGATGTTTCTATCTCTTTCTTCCCTGGGGCCAAAATTGGTGTACTCGGATTAAACGGTGCGGGTAAATCAACGCTTCTTCGCATTATGGCGGGTGTTGATACAAACATTCAAGGGGAAGCGCGTGTTCAAACAGGTACCAAAATTGGTTACCTTGAGCAAGAACCGCATTTAAATGAAGCGCTCGATGTTCGCGGAAACTTAGAAGAAGCAATGAGCCACATCAAAAATGCGCAAGCAGAACTTGATGAGGTTTATGCCGCTTACGCAGAACCAGATGCTGACTTTGATGCACTTGCGACAAAGCAAGCGGAGTTAGAAGCAATTTTAGCAAGCTCTGATGGTCATGGTCTTGATCGTCAATTAGAGATTGCGGCAGATGCGCTTCGTTTACCACCGATGGATCGTGACGTTGCGACGCTTTCTGGGGGGGAGAAACGCCGAGTGGCGCTTTGTAAATTACTCCTTTCTAAGCCAGATATGCTCCTTCTTGATGAACCAACGAACCACTTAGATGCAGAATCTGTTTCATGGCTTGAGCGTTTCTTGCATGATTACCCAGGAACCGTTGTAGCCGTAACGCATGACCGTTACTTCCTTGATAACGTTGCAGGATGGATCTTAGAGTTAGACCGTGGGCGCGGTATTCCTTATGAAGGAAACTACTCAAGCTGGCTTGAGCAAAAAAATCGCCGCTTAGAGCAAGAAGCAAAACAAGAAGAATCTTTGGCAAAAGCGATTAAGAAAGAGCTTGAGTGGGTTCGTCAAGGGGTTAAAGGTCGTCAAACAAAATCTAAAGCGCGTTTAGCACGTTTTGAAGAGCTTGAGAGTCAAGAGTTCCAAGAGCGTAATGAAACAATGGAGATCTATATTCCGCCAGGTCCACGTTTAGGGGATTTAGTGGTGGAAGCGACTAACGTTTCTAAAGCATTTGGGGATAAGCTCCTTTATGAAGGGCTAAACTTTAATCTTCCGAAAGGGGGAATTGTTGGGGTAATTGGTCCTAACGGTGCTGGTAAATCAACGCTTTTCAAATTGATGACAGGTCAACTAGAAGCAGACGAAGGTGAGTTCCGTGTTGGTGAGAGTGTTGAGCTTGCTTATGTGGATCAAAGTCGTGATACGCTCGATGGCTCAAAAACTGTTTGGGAAGAAATTTCTGGCGGTTCAGACATTATTAAGGTGGGTAACTATGAAACGCCATCACGTGCGTATTGTGGTCGCTTTAACTTTAAAGGCTCTGATCAGCAGAAGTTCATCAAAGATCTTTCAGGGGGAGAGCGTAACCGCGTTCATTTAGCGAAAGTCCTTCGCTCTGGTGGTAACGTGATTTTACTGGATGAACCGACGAACGATCTTGATATCGAAACATTGCGTGCACTTGAAGATGCGATTTTAGCATTTGCCGGATGTGTGGTGGTGATTTCGCATGATAGATGGTTCTTAGATAGAATTGCGACCCATATTTTAGCCTTCGAAGGAAATTCTCATGTAGAATGGTTTGAAGGAAACTACGAAGAGTATGAAGCAGATCGTCGCCGTAGACTTGGTGATGATGCGGATAATCCTCAACGTATTAAGTATAAACCGATTTCACGCTAA
- a CDS encoding zinc-finger domain-containing protein has protein sequence MALEQTKVELNEEALPICCPPIDVDAWGYHPRVYLAPNQDGKAVCPYCSTEYIVE, from the coding sequence ATGGCATTAGAACAAACGAAAGTAGAACTTAATGAAGAAGCACTTCCGATTTGCTGTCCGCCGATTGATGTAGATGCTTGGGGTTATCATCCTAGAGTTTATCTTGCACCTAATCAAGATGGTAAAGCTGTTTGCCCTTATTGCAGTACAGAATATATTGTTGAATAA
- the tsaB gene encoding tRNA (adenosine(37)-N6)-threonylcarbamoyltransferase complex dimerization subunit type 1 TsaB, whose protein sequence is MKILAVDASTEACSAAVYVNGEIVERLTLTPRKHIELLMPMTKEVMEAAEIELNELHGLAFSVGPGSFAGLRIACGFVQGLGAGLNIPIVPVSTLAALAYPVLEEHPDAMVMPMLDAKMNEVYWAIYALDQDGELMIIEKDQVNSLEEVYAHLADKQYNVLAVGDGWGLEPESLTQLNGTLIEDRHYPRAGDIALLAKKDLEKGLGLYADQVAPVYLRHNIAMTIEEQKAFREEKAKGAEA, encoded by the coding sequence ATGAAAATATTAGCAGTAGATGCTTCTACGGAAGCGTGTTCGGCAGCAGTCTATGTGAATGGTGAGATTGTCGAGCGTTTAACGCTCACACCTCGCAAGCATATAGAGCTTTTAATGCCAATGACAAAAGAAGTGATGGAAGCGGCTGAAATTGAACTCAATGAGCTTCATGGGTTAGCCTTTTCTGTGGGGCCGGGGAGTTTTGCCGGCCTTCGTATTGCTTGTGGTTTTGTGCAAGGATTAGGGGCGGGATTAAATATCCCCATCGTCCCAGTTTCAACACTTGCAGCCTTAGCATATCCAGTATTGGAAGAGCATCCTGATGCGATGGTGATGCCAATGCTTGACGCTAAAATGAATGAAGTCTATTGGGCAATTTATGCATTAGATCAAGATGGGGAATTGATGATCATTGAAAAAGATCAGGTTAATTCCCTAGAGGAAGTCTATGCGCATCTTGCCGATAAGCAATATAATGTTTTAGCTGTGGGTGATGGTTGGGGTTTAGAGCCTGAGAGTTTAACCCAATTAAACGGGACTTTAATTGAAGATCGTCATTATCCACGAGCTGGTGATATTGCCCTTCTTGCAAAAAAAGATCTGGAAAAAGGTTTAGGGCTTTACGCAGATCAAGTCGCGCCTGTTTACCTTCGTCACAATATTGCAATGACTATTGAAGAGCAAAAAGCCTTTCGAGAAGAGAAAGCTAAAGGCGCAGAAGCCTAA
- a CDS encoding proline--tRNA ligase, which translates to MKTSQFLINTLRDTPNDAEIKSHQLMLRAGLIRRVTSGIYSWSPLGLRVLKKTENIVREEMNNAGALEMLMPSAQPAELWIESGRWEQFGPELLRFKDRHTRDYCLGPTHEEVITDFARQELKSYRQLPINLYQIQWKFRDEIRPRFGVMRSREFMMKDAYSFHIDQASLDETYDKMYQAYSNVLDRLDLEYRAVFADSGAIGGSKSQEFHVVTQAGEDAIVYSTESDYAANVEAAEAIAVGTRAEADQPLKKLETPNVHSIEDLAKFLNSPAEMHLKTLILKGVKEELIAVCLRGDHELNEVKAENSGLFKTPLEFATDEEILEQLNTTPGSIGPVNLPIRIVFDRQAALMSNFSCGANETGYHFIGTNIGRDFPEPEVMDLREIKVGDPSPCGKGKIAMARGIEVGHIFQLGDRYSKAMNATVLDQNGKATVMQMGCYGIGVTRIVAAAIEQRNDDAGIIWPRAIAPFTLSLIPMNYGKSELVKETTDKLYSELKALGIDVLLEDRNIRPGEAFSDHELIGIPYRVVIGDRTLKNNEVEFKARTDEEATMVSVDNIVNFLKETLAI; encoded by the coding sequence ATGAAAACTAGTCAATTTTTAATCAACACCCTTCGCGACACCCCTAATGACGCGGAAATTAAGTCTCACCAATTAATGCTAAGAGCAGGCCTTATCCGCCGTGTTACCTCTGGTATTTATAGCTGGAGCCCACTGGGTTTACGCGTTCTTAAAAAGACAGAAAACATCGTTCGCGAAGAGATGAATAATGCCGGTGCGCTTGAAATGCTCATGCCATCAGCACAACCTGCTGAACTTTGGATTGAATCAGGTCGTTGGGAGCAATTTGGCCCTGAACTTCTTCGCTTTAAGGATCGCCACACACGTGATTACTGCCTTGGCCCAACACATGAAGAAGTTATCACAGACTTTGCGCGCCAAGAGCTTAAAAGCTACCGCCAACTTCCTATTAATCTTTACCAAATCCAATGGAAATTCCGTGATGAAATCCGCCCTCGCTTTGGCGTGATGCGCTCACGCGAATTCATGATGAAAGATGCTTACTCATTTCATATCGATCAAGCATCTTTAGATGAAACTTACGATAAAATGTATCAAGCATACTCTAATGTTTTAGATCGTTTAGATCTTGAATACCGCGCCGTATTTGCAGATTCTGGCGCCATTGGCGGTAGTAAATCACAAGAATTCCATGTCGTAACTCAAGCCGGCGAAGATGCCATTGTTTACTCTACAGAATCTGATTATGCCGCCAACGTAGAAGCAGCTGAAGCAATTGCGGTCGGCACTCGCGCAGAAGCAGATCAGCCTCTTAAAAAGCTTGAAACACCAAACGTTCATTCAATTGAAGACCTTGCAAAATTCCTAAACTCTCCTGCAGAAATGCATCTTAAAACCTTGATTCTTAAAGGGGTTAAAGAAGAATTAATCGCTGTGTGCTTACGTGGCGATCATGAGCTTAACGAAGTAAAAGCTGAAAATAGTGGGCTTTTCAAGACACCGCTTGAATTTGCCACAGATGAAGAAATTTTAGAACAGTTAAACACAACACCGGGTTCAATTGGTCCAGTAAACTTACCAATCCGCATTGTATTTGACCGCCAAGCAGCGCTAATGAGCAACTTTAGTTGCGGCGCTAACGAAACAGGCTATCACTTTATTGGCACCAATATTGGACGCGATTTCCCAGAACCGGAAGTGATGGATCTTCGTGAAATCAAAGTCGGCGATCCTTCACCTTGCGGTAAAGGTAAAATTGCCATGGCTCGTGGTATTGAAGTTGGCCATATCTTCCAACTTGGTGATCGTTATTCTAAAGCAATGAATGCCACTGTTCTTGACCAAAATGGTAAAGCAACCGTTATGCAGATGGGTTGTTACGGCATTGGCGTCACGAGAATCGTTGCGGCGGCTATTGAGCAACGTAATGATGATGCCGGCATTATCTGGCCACGTGCAATCGCCCCATTTACCCTCTCACTGATCCCGATGAACTACGGCAAATCTGAGCTCGTGAAAGAAACGACTGATAAGCTTTATAGCGAGCTTAAAGCTTTAGGCATTGATGTGCTCCTTGAAGACCGCAATATTCGCCCAGGCGAAGCATTTAGCGATCATGAGCTTATCGGTATTCCTTATCGTGTGGTCATTGGCGATCGTACTCTTAAAAATAACGAAGTTGAATTTAAAGCACGCACAGATGAAGAAGCGACGATGGTCTCTGTGGATAACATTGTGAATTTCTTAAAAGAGACTTTAGCAATCTAG
- a CDS encoding M20 aminoacylase family protein, with product MLSKILKTPNSSLVQFLQAHDEKFRKLRQTIHANPELSRQEFETADLIESLLKSWKIKTERLSTTGVIGILQKGDFQNGKRIGLRADTDALPIEEKGNLPYRSKNEGVMHACGHDGHTTMLLAAAKYLAEEADFDGTIIFIFQPDEEDQAGARRMVEDGLFEKFPVDAVYGIHNFPGASAGKILIKKGPQMAGTCEVHIDVFSKGGHAAHPYQTVDSVLVAAEIVVGLQSIISRNISGIDSAVLTIGAIHGGHANNVIPNKVSLLGTLRYFDLKVRDLIKTRIETLAKGICLAHGATCEVRLIDGYIPTINHDKETDIAIEALSSLMQPDFITQDKVASMGAEDFGFMLHECPGAYFYIGNDKDEIFTGLHTDQYDFNDNNILIGGAAWVTLALHFLGK from the coding sequence ATGCTCTCGAAAATCCTCAAAACTCCCAATTCAAGCCTTGTTCAATTTCTTCAGGCACATGATGAAAAGTTTCGTAAATTACGTCAAACGATTCATGCGAACCCAGAATTATCTCGTCAAGAGTTTGAAACCGCAGATCTCATTGAATCTCTTTTAAAATCTTGGAAAATTAAGACGGAGCGCCTCTCAACCACAGGGGTCATCGGCATTTTGCAAAAAGGTGATTTTCAAAACGGTAAGCGAATTGGCCTTAGAGCTGATACCGATGCTCTCCCTATTGAAGAAAAAGGCAATCTTCCTTACCGTTCTAAAAATGAAGGAGTGATGCATGCTTGTGGGCATGATGGCCACACTACGATGCTCCTTGCTGCTGCGAAGTACTTAGCAGAAGAAGCCGATTTTGATGGCACGATCATCTTTATCTTTCAACCCGATGAAGAAGATCAAGCGGGCGCTCGCCGCATGGTTGAAGATGGGCTTTTTGAAAAATTTCCAGTAGATGCTGTCTACGGTATTCATAACTTTCCAGGGGCTTCTGCTGGCAAGATTCTCATTAAAAAAGGGCCACAAATGGCAGGGACTTGTGAGGTCCATATTGATGTATTCTCAAAAGGTGGACACGCCGCACATCCTTATCAAACTGTCGATAGCGTCTTAGTTGCTGCGGAAATTGTTGTGGGTTTACAATCCATTATCTCGCGCAATATCTCTGGGATTGATTCAGCAGTACTTACCATTGGTGCGATTCACGGTGGACATGCCAATAACGTCATCCCGAACAAAGTTTCTCTACTAGGAACTTTACGTTATTTTGACCTTAAGGTTCGTGATCTTATTAAAACACGCATTGAAACACTCGCCAAAGGAATCTGCTTGGCACATGGTGCGACTTGTGAAGTGCGACTAATTGATGGCTATATCCCAACAATCAATCATGATAAAGAGACAGATATCGCCATTGAAGCGCTCTCTTCACTGATGCAGCCTGACTTTATCACCCAAGATAAAGTTGCCTCAATGGGGGCTGAAGATTTTGGGTTTATGCTACATGAGTGCCCGGGTGCCTACTTCTATATTGGCAATGACAAAGATGAGATCTTTACAGGTCTTCATACAGATCAATATGATTTTAACGATAACAATATCTTAATTGGAGGAGCTGCATGGGTGACTTTAGCGCTTCATTTTTTGGGAAAATAA
- the ndhC gene encoding NADH-quinone oxidoreductase subunit A yields the protein MAMMEYLPVAVFVGFSIAFAGVLVALGYFLAPSEPNAEKLSPYESGFEAFEDARMKFDVRFFLIAILFIIFDLELIFLIPWATAMKMIGLPGIMAVVVFLVLLTVGFAYEWKKGALEWD from the coding sequence ATGGCTATGATGGAATATCTTCCTGTAGCGGTCTTTGTAGGCTTTAGTATCGCCTTTGCTGGCGTGCTTGTTGCCCTTGGTTATTTCTTAGCACCGAGCGAGCCTAACGCAGAAAAGCTGTCTCCATATGAGAGCGGATTTGAGGCATTCGAAGATGCCCGTATGAAATTCGACGTCCGTTTCTTTCTTATCGCAATTCTTTTTATTATTTTCGACTTAGAGTTAATCTTCCTGATTCCGTGGGCAACTGCGATGAAGATGATTGGACTACCTGGTATTATGGCTGTGGTAGTGTTTCTCGTTCTTCTCACAGTCGGCTTTGCGTATGAATGGAAGAAAGGGGCGCTTGAATGGGATTAG
- a CDS encoding NuoB/complex I 20 kDa subunit family protein, with translation MGLEARLEEGFVTTTLDSAINWARTGSLWPVTFGLACCAVEMMHVGAARYDLDRFGGAVFRASPRQSDLMIIAGTLTNKMAIPLRKVYDQMPEPKWVISMGSCANGGGYYHYSYSVVRGSDRVVPVDVYVPGCPPTAEALMFGILRLHDKIKRTSTIARLG, from the coding sequence ATGGGATTAGAAGCTAGATTAGAAGAGGGGTTTGTCACAACAACTCTCGATTCGGCAATCAACTGGGCTAGGACAGGTTCTTTATGGCCTGTGACGTTTGGTCTTGCATGTTGTGCAGTAGAAATGATGCACGTAGGGGCTGCAAGATATGACTTAGATAGATTTGGAGGTGCGGTATTTAGGGCATCCCCAAGACAATCAGATCTAATGATTATCGCAGGAACGCTAACCAACAAGATGGCAATTCCTCTTCGTAAAGTTTACGATCAGATGCCAGAGCCAAAATGGGTGATCTCAATGGGATCATGCGCTAATGGTGGTGGTTATTATCATTACTCTTACTCAGTGGTTCGCGGTTCAGATAGAGTGGTTCCGGTGGATGTTTATGTTCCGGGTTGTCCGCCGACGGCTGAAGCATTAATGTTCGGGATCTTACGTCTACACGATAAGATTAAAAGAACCAGTACGATTGCAAGATTAGGGTAG
- a CDS encoding NADH-quinone oxidoreductase subunit C produces the protein MAKFIRNPEELLITLETVLGDKILKSVLDIGELTITIAPKEVHAIMETLRHHDELKFEQVTDITAVDYAAYGLTEWDVEASNHGFSRGTTPQAVGRAGNQLEKTAHKASMSERFAVVYHLLSYTHNSRLRVKTYLDGEQNNVVPMVDSISDIWSGANWFEREVFDMFGIAFKNHPDLRRILTDYGFIGHPLRKDFPLTGNVEVVYDEELRRVVYQPVSIESRVNIPRMIRKG, from the coding sequence ATGGCTAAGTTTATTAGAAATCCAGAAGAGCTACTGATCACGCTTGAGACAGTTCTTGGTGATAAAATTTTAAAATCAGTGCTTGATATCGGTGAGCTCACGATTACAATTGCGCCTAAAGAGGTGCATGCCATTATGGAGACACTTCGTCACCATGATGAGCTAAAATTCGAGCAAGTGACAGATATTACAGCGGTAGATTATGCCGCTTACGGGTTAACAGAGTGGGATGTTGAAGCATCAAACCATGGTTTTAGCCGTGGAACCACGCCGCAAGCTGTGGGACGAGCTGGGAATCAATTAGAGAAAACAGCCCATAAAGCGTCAATGAGTGAACGTTTTGCAGTTGTTTATCATCTTTTATCTTATACCCATAATTCTCGTTTGCGCGTTAAAACCTATTTAGATGGCGAGCAAAATAATGTGGTGCCGATGGTTGATTCCATTTCTGATATTTGGAGTGGTGCAAACTGGTTTGAGCGTGAAGTGTTTGACATGTTCGGGATTGCTTTTAAAAACCACCCTGATTTACGTCGAATTTTAACGGACTATGGCTTTATCGGTCATCCGCTTCGTAAGGACTTCCCATTAACGGGGAATGTAGAAGTGGTATATGACGAAGAGTTACGCCGAGTGGTATATCAACCTGTCTCTATTGAGTCACGAGTCAATATTCCACGTATGATTCGTAAGGGGTAA